Proteins co-encoded in one Candidatus Nomurabacteria bacterium genomic window:
- a CDS encoding type II secretion system protein, producing the protein MKKTLQRGFTLIELLVVIAIIGILAAVVLASLNDARDGGQDASIKQSIGNARSQAELIYNQSGYSYASVCTAGNQIDTLMQAAADNRAETNNANVFAIATGGAADTVTCHSNDAGYAISAPLNIPAPGGADQHWCIDSTGFVGTTTPAFPNANEVDCTS; encoded by the coding sequence ATGAAAAAGACACTACAACGAGGTTTCACCCTTATCGAACTCCTCGTCGTGATCGCAATTATCGGTATCTTGGCAGCCGTAGTGCTCGCATCACTTAATGATGCACGTGATGGTGGCCAAGACGCTTCAATCAAACAGTCGATTGGTAACGCTCGTTCACAGGCTGAGTTGATTTACAACCAGAGTGGCTATTCATACGCTTCTGTTTGTACTGCAGGTAATCAGATTGATACTCTGATGCAGGCAGCAGCCGACAATCGCGCTGAAACAAACAATGCAAATGTGTTTGCCATTGCTACAGGCGGTGCAGCTGATACTGTTACTTGTCATAGTAACGATGCGGGATATGCTATTAGCGCTCCGTTAAATATTCCTGCTCCAGGTGGCGCTGATCAACATTGGTGTATTGATTCTACTGGTTTCGTTGGAACTACTACCCCAGCGTTCCCAAATGCAAACGAAGTTGATTGTACTTCATAG
- a CDS encoding type II secretion system protein produces the protein MKNNTPQNGFSLVEMIVSLALFSIVVTVAVGALLTLIATNRQLQAEQSVMTNLSFALDSMTREIRTGTHYFCDAQTNYNSGSDKIFKDGVNAPPSATDLDTLADRTQDCATGNTGGLRLQGIAFKESGDSITGAAERILYFFDETEGKIYRRVGSGLAQSIVSSGIFIENAEFFVTGSAPQNGGSTDDNQAIVTIYLEAKEVNDPAAKPYKIQTTITQRTLDI, from the coding sequence ATGAAAAATAATACGCCCCAAAATGGATTCTCGTTAGTTGAAATGATTGTCTCATTGGCGTTGTTTTCTATTGTGGTAACGGTGGCGGTGGGGGCGCTTTTGACGCTCATCGCGACCAATCGACAGCTGCAGGCTGAGCAAAGCGTCATGACTAATCTCTCGTTTGCGCTTGATAGTATGACGCGTGAAATTCGTACCGGCACCCACTATTTTTGTGATGCACAAACCAACTACAACTCAGGCTCAGATAAAATTTTTAAAGACGGGGTAAACGCACCGCCATCAGCCACCGACCTTGATACGTTAGCTGATCGGACTCAGGATTGTGCTACTGGCAATACTGGTGGCTTGCGCCTACAAGGAATTGCTTTCAAAGAATCTGGTGACAGTATTACTGGTGCAGCAGAGCGGATTTTATACTTCTTTGATGAAACTGAAGGGAAGATTTATCGCCGAGTCGGCAGTGGCTTGGCACAATCAATCGTTTCAAGTGGCATTTTCATTGAGAACGCAGAGTTTTTTGTGACCGGTTCAGCTCCGCAAAATGGTGGTAGCACTGATGACAACCAAGCGATAGTTACTATTTACCTTGAGGCAAAAGAGGTTAATGATCCGGCAGCCAAACCGTATAAGATTCAGACCACTATAACGCAGCGAACTTTGGATATATGA
- a CDS encoding type II secretion system protein: MLTKGFTIIELLTVIAIIGILAAMILASLNDARESAVTAKIQTEMDALAKRAGIENNASFTYDTVCGSNGFATSSTIVGLIASIESLASSTVMCNSSPSAYAASVAIDTGYWCIDSTGVRKEIGA, translated from the coding sequence ATACTGACCAAAGGATTCACTATTATTGAGCTACTTACAGTCATTGCCATTATTGGTATTTTGGCAGCGATGATTTTAGCTTCACTCAACGATGCACGCGAGAGTGCTGTCACTGCAAAAATCCAGACTGAAATGGATGCACTCGCGAAGCGAGCTGGCATAGAAAACAATGCGAGCTTCACCTACGATACGGTTTGTGGCTCTAACGGCTTTGCTACCTCCTCCACGATTGTTGGCTTGATTGCTTCTATTGAAAGTTTGGCCTCTAGTACCGTGATGTGCAACAGCTCGCCGAGTGCGTACGCGGCTTCGGTAGCCATAGACACAGGCTACTGGTGTATTGATAGTACCGGAGTGCGCAAAGAGATTGGTGCGTAG
- a CDS encoding type IV pilus twitching motility protein PilT gives MAVDYKRELSALIELILQEQASDLHLSVGSHPLIRVSGTLIPLLKKPILTDADVNAFAKVLMREDQYKRYLEFNEIDFSYENTEGVRFRGNAFYQRGHMGVALRLIPNVIRDFDELNLPPILESFTQRSQGFFLCVGPVGQGKSTTLAAMVNRINKGRAEHIVTIEDPIEYVYQEEKSLIDQREIGIDTGSFEKALSAALRQDVDVILVGEMRNTETISAAVTAAETGHLVYSTLHTNDAAQTINRIVDSFPAGQQDQIRVQLAGSLIAIFSQRLIPHIAGGLVPAYELLINNTAVSNLIRENRIHEIPSVIETGLEQGMIDMNRSLARLVQNGDITVENAFTYSVNPKGLERLI, from the coding sequence ATGGCTGTAGACTACAAACGAGAACTAAGTGCACTCATTGAACTCATTTTGCAAGAACAGGCATCTGACCTGCATCTTTCCGTTGGCTCTCATCCGCTGATTCGTGTGTCGGGCACACTCATTCCGCTACTTAAGAAGCCAATTCTGACCGACGCAGATGTAAACGCGTTTGCAAAAGTATTGATGCGTGAAGATCAATACAAGCGGTACCTTGAATTTAATGAAATTGACTTTTCATACGAAAATACTGAAGGCGTTCGTTTTCGTGGCAATGCCTTCTACCAACGTGGGCATATGGGAGTCGCGCTTCGTCTCATTCCTAATGTTATTCGCGACTTTGATGAGCTTAATTTGCCGCCCATTCTTGAAAGTTTTACACAGCGCTCGCAGGGATTTTTCTTGTGTGTAGGGCCGGTTGGTCAAGGTAAATCGACTACGCTAGCAGCGATGGTAAATCGGATTAACAAAGGCCGCGCCGAACACATAGTAACCATTGAAGACCCGATTGAGTATGTGTACCAGGAAGAAAAGTCACTGATTGATCAGCGTGAGATTGGTATTGATACCGGTAGTTTTGAAAAAGCACTTAGTGCAGCGCTGCGTCAAGATGTGGATGTTATCTTGGTTGGTGAGATGCGTAATACTGAAACTATTTCTGCGGCAGTAACTGCAGCGGAAACAGGCCACCTGGTCTATTCGACGCTGCATACCAACGATGCTGCTCAAACGATCAACCGTATCGTTGACTCATTTCCAGCTGGTCAGCAAGATCAGATTCGTGTGCAGCTCGCGGGGTCACTGATTGCGATTTTCTCGCAGCGACTCATTCCGCATATTGCTGGTGGCTTGGTGCCGGCCTACGAGCTTCTGATCAACAATACTGCCGTGAGCAACTTGATTCGTGAAAATCGCATCCATGAAATTCCATCGGTGATCGAGACAGGTCTTGAGCAGGGGATGATTGACATGAATCGCTCACTTGCACGCTTAGTGCAAAATGGTGACATTACGGTTGAGAATGCCTTTACGTATTCAGTAAATCCGAAAGGCTTAGAGCGTTTAATCTAA
- the ligA gene encoding NAD-dependent DNA ligase LigA: MAKQTDRKRLQQLRETVAYHRKRYHEEDAPEISDEAYDALLVELKALELRVEGSVSAADFVGGAASEAFAKVTHRVRQWSFDNVFTEEELREWDTRLRRLISEADQAPESLSYVAEHKIDGLKLVIEYEKGELVRASTRGDGVIGENVTHTARTIKTLPHTLRAPVDLICVGEVWLSEREFERINTARAAAAEPLFANPRNAAAGSLRQLDASVSATRNLSLTVYDVDLFDPKETALTLPDTQWDELALLKQLGLPTSDRVALCKDIAAAQAYYEQWLPKRDALPYGVDGVVLKVNSVLLQRLLGYTAKAPRFGMAYKFPAVEATTVVEDIALQVGRTGVVTPVAHLRPVLIDGSTVSRATLHNEDNIARLDVRVGDTVVLRKAGDIIPEILSVIVSLRPDRTKPYRFPKRVPECGGDGSIERIPGEAAYRCVSTDSGALHRHRLYYFVSKGALNVDGVGPKLIDLFLEYGLMSTYADLFTLTEGDLRDLPGFKDKAAQNVIQAVANAKRVPLYRLLVGLSIDNVGEETARDIAEAFGSLAAIQAATMEEVAAIYGVGDTVAESLVSWFQNPLNQQTLTELIPHLEIINPELASSGQKFAGQTFVLTGTLEQFTRDEAKELIRKQGGKISSSVSKKTNYVVVGSEAGSKAIEAKKLGVPMLTEAEFQKLLS; encoded by the coding sequence ATGGCAAAACAGACTGACCGAAAACGACTGCAGCAGCTGCGGGAGACTGTGGCGTATCATCGAAAGCGATATCATGAAGAGGATGCCCCAGAAATCAGTGATGAAGCGTATGATGCGCTTTTGGTAGAACTTAAGGCCTTGGAGCTTAGAGTAGAAGGGAGCGTAAGCGCTGCCGATTTCGTTGGCGGCGCAGCGAGCGAAGCATTTGCAAAAGTGACGCACCGAGTTCGGCAGTGGTCATTTGACAATGTGTTTACCGAAGAGGAGTTGCGTGAATGGGATACTAGACTCCGGCGCTTGATCAGCGAAGCTGATCAAGCGCCGGAGTCGCTCTCCTATGTGGCGGAACATAAAATTGATGGGCTGAAGTTGGTGATTGAGTACGAAAAAGGTGAGTTGGTGCGCGCGTCAACGCGCGGTGATGGTGTAATCGGAGAAAACGTAACGCACACTGCGCGTACCATCAAGACTTTGCCGCACACACTCAGAGCGCCCGTTGATCTCATTTGTGTCGGAGAGGTTTGGCTTTCGGAACGAGAGTTTGAGCGCATAAATACAGCGCGCGCCGCGGCTGCTGAGCCGTTGTTTGCAAACCCACGAAACGCTGCTGCTGGTTCATTGCGCCAGCTTGATGCCTCTGTTTCGGCTACGCGCAATCTCTCACTCACTGTATACGATGTGGATTTATTTGATCCAAAAGAAACAGCACTTACATTACCAGACACCCAATGGGATGAGCTTGCACTTCTCAAGCAACTTGGTCTGCCAACGAGTGATAGGGTAGCGTTGTGCAAAGATATTGCGGCGGCACAAGCGTACTATGAACAATGGTTGCCTAAGCGTGACGCACTGCCCTACGGCGTCGACGGCGTGGTGCTTAAGGTGAATAGCGTACTCTTGCAGCGACTTTTGGGCTACACCGCGAAAGCGCCGCGTTTTGGGATGGCATATAAGTTTCCGGCCGTCGAAGCGACAACGGTTGTTGAAGACATTGCGCTCCAGGTAGGGCGAACAGGAGTGGTGACGCCAGTCGCGCACTTGCGACCAGTACTAATCGATGGTTCAACGGTCTCGCGCGCGACGTTACATAATGAAGATAACATCGCCCGGCTCGACGTGCGGGTGGGCGATACCGTGGTGCTGCGGAAGGCGGGCGATATCATCCCAGAGATACTTTCGGTCATTGTGTCGCTTCGGCCTGACAGAACGAAGCCGTATCGGTTTCCGAAGCGCGTACCCGAGTGCGGCGGTGATGGCTCAATTGAACGAATTCCTGGTGAAGCAGCCTACCGTTGCGTCTCGACCGACTCAGGCGCTCTGCACCGTCATCGACTGTATTATTTTGTGTCTAAGGGAGCATTGAATGTTGATGGAGTTGGCCCCAAGCTCATTGATCTCTTTTTAGAATACGGACTCATGTCGACCTACGCAGACTTGTTTACTTTGACTGAGGGAGACTTACGCGATTTACCGGGCTTTAAGGATAAAGCAGCCCAAAATGTGATACAGGCAGTGGCGAACGCTAAGCGAGTCCCGTTGTATCGGTTGCTCGTTGGGTTGTCGATTGATAACGTTGGTGAAGAGACGGCGCGAGATATTGCCGAAGCCTTTGGGTCACTAGCGGCTATTCAGGCAGCAACAATGGAAGAAGTAGCGGCGATTTACGGTGTGGGCGACACCGTGGCGGAGTCGTTGGTGTCGTGGTTTCAAAATCCACTTAATCAGCAAACACTCACTGAGCTTATTCCGCATCTAGAAATCATCAACCCAGAGCTGGCGAGTAGTGGACAAAAATTTGCCGGGCAGACTTTTGTACTTACTGGTACGCTCGAACAGTTTACTCGTGACGAAGCCAAGGAGCTTATTCGTAAGCAGGGCGGCAAAATTTCTTCTAGTGTCTCCAAGAAGACCAACTATGTGGTGGTGGGGAGCGAAGCGGGAAGTAAGGCGATAGAAGCCAAGAAGCTTGGAGTGCCAATGTTGACCGAGGCTGAGTTTCAAAAGTTGTTGTCATAG
- a CDS encoding type II/IV secretion system protein, translating to MDPLQTLKDQGAVDAELIAQAERIIGETGRPYDTVLIELGLDRAFVRNALAEFYQVPAFVIPEGFSVTQQVLDYVSDSSAEHYRVVPLMVEDEVLVVGVNDPDNLQMREALNFISTKNNLPYRLVYMLDEDITRVLSFYSNLEGDVGDALETLESELDKEIAASLEESGEQSKQSFEHIEEDAPVTKIVATILRYAVDGSASDIHIEPSQKEVGVRFRVDGDLAKSLTLPKNVHMAVVARVKILSSMRLDERRKPQDGRFSATFDDRKIDFRVSVLPTNHGEKVVMRILDTSKGVRSLAESGISEANREIIKRIVQEPYGIILISGPTGSGKSTTLRGMIQELDTLSKNVMSLEDPVEYNMDGVSQSQVRPEIGYTFAKGLRAALRQDPDIIMVGEIRDKETAQLAIQAALTGHLVLSTIHTNNAIGVVPRLIDMGVDPYLIAPTLKMAIAQRLARTLCNGTGREESIDAGTKGRIEKAFKTLPTKFRSRIPEKQTMLHPESTASCATGYRGRTAITEVLEINEEMQELILRNASEEEFFQTARKNGFVTLQEDAIIKALNHEIPYEEMNVFSTKIGMDIEIDEPSDAVYETYDTVDNLTDIEVSEAIMSDDEAASSR from the coding sequence ATGGATCCACTACAAACACTCAAAGATCAGGGTGCGGTGGATGCGGAGTTGATAGCTCAAGCTGAACGCATAATTGGTGAAACAGGTAGGCCGTACGACACGGTACTTATTGAACTCGGTCTCGATCGGGCGTTTGTGCGGAATGCTTTGGCTGAGTTTTATCAGGTGCCGGCGTTTGTGATACCAGAAGGTTTTTCGGTGACACAGCAGGTGCTTGATTACGTATCTGATTCTTCAGCTGAACACTATCGTGTGGTGCCGCTCATGGTTGAGGATGAAGTGTTGGTGGTAGGAGTCAATGACCCAGACAATCTGCAGATGCGCGAAGCGCTCAACTTCATTAGTACCAAGAACAATTTGCCATATCGCTTGGTGTACATGCTTGATGAAGACATCACACGTGTGTTGTCTTTTTACTCGAACCTAGAAGGCGACGTTGGAGATGCACTCGAAACTTTAGAGAGTGAGCTTGATAAAGAAATTGCCGCTAGTCTTGAAGAGTCAGGCGAACAAAGTAAGCAGTCTTTCGAACACATCGAAGAAGATGCTCCTGTGACCAAAATTGTGGCCACTATTTTGCGCTACGCGGTAGACGGAAGTGCGTCCGATATTCATATTGAGCCAAGCCAAAAGGAGGTAGGTGTTCGTTTTCGTGTTGATGGTGATTTGGCAAAAAGCCTCACTTTGCCGAAAAACGTACATATGGCAGTGGTGGCACGAGTAAAAATCTTGTCGTCCATGCGGCTTGATGAACGTCGCAAACCACAGGACGGTCGTTTCTCAGCCACCTTTGATGACCGCAAGATTGATTTTCGCGTTTCAGTCTTACCAACCAACCACGGCGAGAAAGTGGTGATGCGTATTCTCGACACAAGCAAAGGAGTCCGCTCTTTGGCGGAGAGTGGTATTTCTGAAGCCAATCGCGAAATTATCAAACGAATTGTGCAGGAGCCGTACGGTATTATTCTTATTTCTGGTCCAACAGGTTCTGGTAAGTCAACGACCTTGCGCGGCATGATTCAGGAGCTCGACACACTATCAAAAAACGTCATGTCACTGGAAGATCCGGTGGAATACAACATGGACGGTGTGAGTCAGTCACAGGTGCGGCCAGAAATTGGCTACACCTTCGCTAAAGGTTTGCGTGCTGCACTGCGTCAAGACCCAGACATTATTATGGTGGGTGAGATTCGTGATAAAGAAACGGCGCAGCTGGCCATTCAGGCTGCGCTTACGGGTCACCTGGTGCTTTCAACCATTCACACCAACAACGCTATAGGTGTGGTGCCGCGTCTTATTGATATGGGGGTTGATCCGTACTTGATCGCACCAACGCTCAAAATGGCCATCGCGCAAAGGCTTGCACGTACACTGTGTAATGGCACTGGTCGAGAAGAGTCTATAGACGCGGGTACGAAGGGACGAATTGAAAAAGCATTTAAAACGTTGCCAACCAAATTCCGCAGTCGCATTCCCGAAAAGCAAACCATGTTACACCCTGAGTCTACAGCAAGTTGTGCCACCGGCTATCGTGGGCGTACGGCCATTACTGAGGTGCTCGAAATCAACGAAGAGATGCAAGAGCTCATTTTACGCAATGCTTCAGAAGAGGAATTCTTCCAAACTGCGCGTAAGAATGGTTTTGTTACGCTGCAAGAAGATGCCATCATCAAAGCGCTCAATCATGAGATTCCCTACGAAGAAATGAATGTCTTCAGTACCAAAATCGGCATGGACATTGAGATTGATGAACCATCTGACGCTGTGTACGAAACCTATGACACTGTCGATAACCTGACAGACATTGAGGTGTCAGAAGCTATAATGAGTGATGATGAAGCTGCTTCTAGTAGATGA
- a CDS encoding prepilin peptidase, with the protein MLLDVSFFSPALLGVVAFGFGVIIGSFLNVYIYRFHTGKSLSGHSHCLSCARKLTWYELFPLVSYLGLRGRCRTCGCRIPVRYFLVELLTGLLFALSISITIDVLQLLVWWYIFSVLVVITVYDLYHFIIPDRLTIYLTIATVLLYGYRWWQGVFMLENVFMYTLSALGGTAFFLLLWVVSKGQWLGFGDVKLAFPLGLLVGPAHVFSFVVLSFWIGAGVSLLLLGAARFSRGKAGLHVLGKALTMKSAVPFAPFLVASTVVILFTHFNVLALFSFM; encoded by the coding sequence ATGCTGCTTGATGTCAGTTTTTTCTCCCCAGCTCTACTTGGTGTAGTGGCCTTTGGGTTTGGGGTAATCATCGGTAGTTTTCTCAACGTGTACATCTACCGGTTTCATACCGGTAAGTCACTGTCAGGGCATTCGCACTGTTTGTCGTGCGCCAGAAAGCTTACGTGGTACGAGCTCTTCCCGCTGGTGTCATACCTTGGCTTGCGCGGTCGCTGTCGCACGTGCGGCTGCCGGATTCCGGTGCGATACTTTCTGGTAGAGCTTTTGACTGGACTCCTATTTGCACTTTCGATATCAATAACTATCGATGTGTTGCAGCTGCTGGTGTGGTGGTACATTTTTTCCGTATTGGTAGTGATTACAGTGTATGACTTGTATCACTTTATTATCCCTGATCGATTAACGATATATCTCACCATTGCCACGGTCCTTCTCTATGGCTATCGCTGGTGGCAAGGGGTCTTTATGCTTGAGAATGTCTTTATGTACACACTTTCCGCACTTGGCGGAACGGCTTTCTTTCTATTGCTCTGGGTGGTTTCAAAAGGGCAGTGGCTCGGCTTTGGTGATGTTAAGTTGGCTTTCCCGCTCGGCCTGCTGGTTGGTCCAGCTCATGTGTTTTCGTTTGTGGTGCTGTCATTTTGGATTGGTGCTGGTGTGAGTCTGCTGCTCTTAGGCGCCGCTAGATTCAGTAGGGGAAAAGCCGGTTTACATGTACTAGGTAAAGCCCTTACAATGAAAAGCGCGGTCCCATTTGCTCCCTTTCTCGTGGCCAGCACAGTTGTTATTCTATTTACACATTTCAATGTCTTGGCGCTCTTTAGTTTTATGTAA
- the gatC gene encoding Asp-tRNA(Asn)/Glu-tRNA(Gln) amidotransferase subunit GatC: MKRDDIVHLANLARIRLSDAEITNFEGELNSIMAYVGAVSSIAADDADAAPVVGVRHNIFRKDEVTNEPDQYTADIIAEMPHSEGRFMSVKKILDTEN; the protein is encoded by the coding sequence ATGAAACGTGATGATATTGTCCACCTGGCAAACCTTGCCCGCATTAGGCTTTCTGATGCAGAAATTACTAATTTTGAAGGGGAATTAAACTCTATTATGGCGTATGTTGGCGCAGTGAGTTCAATCGCTGCCGACGACGCTGACGCAGCGCCTGTGGTGGGCGTACGTCATAATATTTTCCGCAAAGACGAGGTGACCAACGAGCCTGATCAATACACGGCAGATATTATTGCTGAAATGCCGCACTCAGAAGGTCGCTTTATGTCGGTTAAGAAAATTCTTGATACTGAAAACTAA
- a CDS encoding prepilin-type N-terminal cleavage/methylation domain-containing protein, protein MSWRSLVLCKKSQSAQFGHAGFGLVELMVAISVMVIVLSIILSRQDAFNGAVLLRNQAYEIALAAREVQLSAVSASGGAGDFRNEYGLYFNSTSVWDGEYQIYRDATSGSDNDGFYSGSSEDFGGRSRLDERFEIREIRIIDGSTTDIPDEVSVVFVRPNFDAVIYDAANSPVSGATVEIDVARRGSVGSGPGDMRTIEITSTGQIAVQ, encoded by the coding sequence ATGTCTTGGCGCTCTTTAGTTTTATGTAAAAAAAGTCAGTCGGCGCAGTTTGGCCACGCGGGTTTTGGTTTGGTCGAACTGATGGTGGCGATTAGCGTGATGGTAATTGTGCTCTCAATTATTTTAAGTCGACAAGACGCGTTTAATGGTGCGGTACTGCTTCGTAATCAAGCGTACGAGATTGCTCTCGCGGCTCGTGAAGTGCAGCTTAGTGCGGTCAGCGCGAGCGGCGGCGCTGGAGATTTTCGTAACGAATACGGCTTATATTTCAACTCAACATCAGTTTGGGACGGTGAATATCAGATATACCGAGACGCTACCAGCGGCAGTGATAATGATGGTTTCTATAGTGGTTCAAGTGAAGATTTTGGAGGCCGCAGTAGGCTTGATGAGCGGTTTGAGATTAGAGAAATTAGAATTATTGATGGCAGTACTACTGACATCCCCGACGAAGTCTCTGTTGTGTTTGTGCGACCAAATTTTGACGCAGTCATTTATGATGCTGCTAACAGCCCTGTATCAGGAGCAACAGTTGAAATTGATGTTGCCAGACGTGGGTCGGTTGGCTCTGGTCCGGGTGATATGCGCACGATTGAAATAACCTCAACGGGGCAGATTGCCGTACAATAA
- a CDS encoding type II secretion system F family protein: MLFNYKAVDGANVQREGTVEAPTIDAAISAVQKRGYTLVSIDEAASAGGLGSLLNIEFSFFQSVSNKEIVIMSRQIATLFQAQVSPLRIFRLLSAEVENPQLQLIMNRIVEDLQAGSSISRALSAHPEVFSSFYVNLVRSGEESGSLEKSFDYLADYLDRQYEVISKARNALVYPAFVVAIFFAVMGLMLTLVIPNIAKILTDSGQELPIYTKIVIGISDFLVNNIALILIAIAAAGVGLWRFSKTDVGERTIDEFILSVPYLGDLQRKLLLTRLCDNMSTMLGSGISIVQALEVTADVVDNTVYREIIESSLTEVKGGRSFADAIAEFPEIPGVLAQMSKVGEETGSLGSILTTLSHFYRREVNNAVDTLIGLIEPAMIVMLGLGVGVLLASVLMPIYNMTSAF, from the coding sequence ATGCTATTTAACTACAAAGCAGTTGATGGTGCCAATGTGCAACGCGAGGGGACCGTCGAGGCGCCGACTATCGACGCGGCAATTTCAGCTGTGCAGAAGCGTGGCTACACACTGGTGTCAATAGATGAGGCGGCAAGCGCTGGCGGTTTGGGGAGCTTGCTCAATATTGAATTCTCGTTTTTCCAATCAGTTTCAAATAAAGAGATTGTGATTATGTCGCGGCAGATTGCGACGCTCTTTCAAGCGCAGGTATCGCCACTCCGTATTTTTAGACTGCTGTCTGCTGAGGTAGAGAATCCACAATTGCAGCTGATTATGAATCGTATTGTGGAAGATCTCCAGGCTGGTAGTTCAATTTCTCGAGCACTTTCAGCACACCCAGAAGTATTCTCGTCTTTTTATGTCAACTTAGTGCGGTCTGGAGAAGAGTCTGGTTCGCTTGAAAAATCATTTGATTACTTGGCTGACTACCTTGATCGCCAGTATGAAGTTATCTCAAAGGCGCGCAATGCGCTGGTGTATCCGGCGTTTGTGGTGGCGATTTTCTTTGCGGTGATGGGCTTAATGCTTACGTTGGTGATTCCAAATATTGCGAAAATTTTGACAGATTCTGGACAGGAGCTGCCAATCTACACCAAGATTGTGATCGGCATTTCTGATTTTCTGGTTAACAACATCGCTTTAATTTTAATTGCTATTGCAGCGGCTGGAGTAGGGTTGTGGCGTTTCTCTAAAACTGATGTTGGTGAGCGTACGATTGATGAGTTTATTTTGTCAGTGCCGTATCTGGGTGATCTGCAGCGGAAGCTGCTTCTGACGCGTTTGTGTGACAACATGTCGACGATGCTTGGTAGTGGTATCTCAATTGTGCAGGCACTTGAGGTGACGGCCGATGTGGTAGATAACACTGTGTACCGAGAGATTATCGAGTCTTCACTCACTGAAGTAAAAGGCGGACGTTCGTTTGCTGATGCGATTGCTGAGTTCCCGGAAATTCCTGGGGTGTTGGCACAGATGTCGAAAGTGGGTGAGGAGACAGGTAGTTTGGGTTCTATCTTAACGACGCTTTCACACTTTTATCGACGTGAGGTAAACAATGCTGTTGACACACTCATCGGTCTTATTGAGCCAGCGATGATTGTGATGCTTGGTCTTGGGGTGGGTGTACTTCTCGCGTCGGTTTTGATGCCAATCTACAATATGACGAGTGCGTTTTAG
- a CDS encoding response regulator gives MKLLLVDDDAFLRDMYAKKFADSGYEVEVADSGAAGLSKIRQHPDFDMVILDMVMPGMSGVELIENIKRDFPDFKAKCVVLSNQGQPEDIKEAEVAGADGYIIKAEVVPSDVVKKAEVLFK, from the coding sequence ATGAAGCTGCTTCTAGTAGATGATGACGCTTTTTTGCGTGATATGTACGCAAAGAAATTTGCTGACAGTGGGTACGAAGTCGAAGTGGCCGACAGTGGCGCTGCCGGTCTTTCGAAAATCCGACAACATCCCGATTTTGATATGGTCATTTTAGACATGGTCATGCCAGGCATGTCTGGCGTTGAGTTGATTGAAAATATCAAACGAGACTTTCCAGACTTTAAGGCAAAATGCGTCGTGTTATCAAACCAGGGGCAGCCTGAGGATATTAAGGAGGCGGAAGTAGCGGGGGCTGACGGATACATTATCAAAGCGGAGGTGGTACCAAGTGATGTGGTGAAAAAAGCGGAGGTACTTTTTAAGTAA
- a CDS encoding prepilin-type N-terminal cleavage/methylation domain-containing protein produces MTYHHSHHEQDGFSLVETLVAISILLVVMIGPMTISMSTARSTSFSSEQVVAFFLAQEGAELAQRARDQFLLDFFDDPVANPTPWGDFLDETAAGQYGLCYQTAGCGLELVDGSAVGALAAPKSCASLGCKVYFDAAGGRARYTYAVSGNEQTDYTRTIRFTKVPVGASADDDVRVVSEVTWRSGSFRQLQSVKVETHLFNVYETP; encoded by the coding sequence ATGACGTATCATCATTCACATCACGAGCAGGATGGATTCTCACTGGTAGAAACGCTGGTGGCAATTAGTATTTTACTGGTAGTTATGATTGGTCCAATGACCATCAGTATGTCGACTGCGCGCAGTACGAGTTTTTCGAGCGAACAGGTGGTGGCATTTTTCTTGGCTCAGGAAGGAGCAGAGTTGGCGCAGCGCGCGCGTGATCAGTTTTTATTAGACTTTTTTGATGATCCGGTTGCAAACCCAACTCCCTGGGGAGATTTTTTGGACGAAACAGCGGCGGGTCAGTATGGCTTATGCTATCAAACTGCTGGCTGCGGACTAGAGCTGGTTGATGGTAGTGCGGTCGGGGCGCTTGCTGCACCAAAGAGCTGCGCAAGTTTGGGATGCAAAGTGTATTTTGATGCAGCCGGTGGCCGTGCTCGATATACATATGCTGTGTCAGGTAATGAACAGACCGATTACACACGAACTATCAGATTTACTAAAGTACCAGTTGGTGCTTCGGCCGACGATGATGTTCGTGTGGTGTCTGAGGTGACATGGCGATCTGGATCGTTCCGGCAACTTCAGTCAGTTAAAGTAGAGACTCACTTGTTTAATGTATATGAAACACCATAA